The following proteins are co-located in the Acanthochromis polyacanthus isolate Apoly-LR-REF ecotype Palm Island chromosome 7, KAUST_Apoly_ChrSc, whole genome shotgun sequence genome:
- the LOC110969016 gene encoding ras-related protein Rab-14-like: MTAAPYNYSYIFKYIIIGDMGVGKSCLLHQFTEKKFMADCPHTIGVEFGTRIMEVHGQKVKLQIWDTAGQERFRAVTRSYYRGAAGALMVYDITRRSTYNHLSSWLTDARNLTNPNTVIILIGNKADLEAQRDVTYEEAKQFADENGLLFLEASAKTGENVEEAFLEAAKRIYQNIQDGSLDLNAAESGVQHKPSAPQGGRLNADSQPAKEGCSC, translated from the exons ATGACAGCTGCACCTTACAACTACTCCTACATCTTCAAGTACATCATCATTG GTGATATGGGCGTCGGGAAGTCGTGTCTACTGCATCAGTTCACAGAGAAGAAAT TCATGGCCGACTGTCCTCACACCATCGGGGTGGAGTTCGGGACGAGGATCATGGAGGTCCACGGCCAGAAGGTGAAGCTGCAGATCTGGGACACTGCAGGCCAGGAGAGGTTCAGGGCCGTCACCAGGTCTTACTACAGAGGGGCCGCCGGGGCCCTCATGGTCTACGACATCACCAG GAGGAGCACCTACAACCACCTGAGCAGCTGGTTGACGGATGCCaggaacctgaccaaccccaacACA GTGATTATTCTGATCGGAAACAAGGCCGACCTGGAGGCTCAGAGAGATGTGACATACGAGGAGGCCAAACAGTTTGCTGATGAGAACG gtttgcTGTTTCTGGAGGCCAGCGCCAAAAc AGGGGAGAACGTAGAGGAGGCCTTCCTGGAGGCGGCAAAGAGAATCTACCAGAACATCCAAGACGGCAGTCTGGACCTGAACGCTGCAGAGTCGGGAGTCCAACACAAACCGTCGGCGCCACAAGGAGGCCGCCTCAATGCCGACAGCCAGCCGGCTAAAGAGGGTTGCAGCTGTTAA